One Brassica napus cultivar Da-Ae chromosome A5, Da-Ae, whole genome shotgun sequence DNA window includes the following coding sequences:
- the LOC106398816 gene encoding pentatricopeptide repeat-containing protein At2g36980, mitochondrial-like has translation MSVLFRLTSKVASLAKSGRIATARQVFDEMPERDTVAWNTMLTSYSRLGLHQEAISMFTHLRFSDAKPDGYSFTAILSTCASLRDVRFGTQIHSLVIRSSYGASLEVNNSLIDMYGKCSDTLSANKVFRDMGNDSRNEVTWCSLLSAYMSSGEFESGVDVFDEMPKRVVYAWNIMISGHAQCGKVESCLSLFREMLLESECEPDCYTFSSLMNAACGGDSSSLVYGRMVHAVMVKSGWDSAVEAKNSVLSFYAKVGCKDDALREFESIEVLTQVSWNSVIDACMKTGDTERALEVFKLAPERNIITWTTMIAGYGKNGDGEQALRFFVEMMRSEVYSDHFAYGAVLHACSGLALLGQGRMIHGCLIHRGFQGYAYVGNALVNLYAKCGDINESNRAFGDIGNKDLVSWNTMIFAFGVHGLAEEALKLCEDMIASGTKPDKVTFIGLLTTCSHSGLVEEGCKIFKSMVEDYGVALEVDHVTCMIDMFGRSGHLAEAKELATAYNSLVNNASSNNNSSWEALLGACSTHWHTELGREVSKVLKIAEPSEEMSFVLLSNLYCSSGRWKEAEDVRREMVERGMKKTPGCSWIEVGNQVSAFVVGDCTSHPRINELSETLRCLQYDMINPVTFGP, from the coding sequence ATGTCTGTTTTGTTTCGTCTCACTTCAAAGGTCGCGTCTTTGGCCAAATCAGGTCGCATAGCCACCGCCCGCCAagtgttcgacgaaatgcctGAACGAGACACCGTGGCGTGGAACACAATGCTAACGAGCTATTCCCGATTAGGTCTACATCAGGAAGCTATTTCGATGTTCACCCACTTGAGATTCTCCGACGCTAAGCCTGATGGTTACTCCTTTACAGCGATCTTGAGCACTTGTGCGAGTCTACGTGATGTTAGATTCGGAACACAGATTCACTCTCTTGTTATAAGGTCTAGCTATGGTGCTTCGTTGGAGGTGAACAATTCTCTTATTGACATGTACGGTAAGTGCTCTGACACTCTCAGCGCGAACAAAGTGTTTAGAGATATGGGCAATGATAGTAGAAATGAAGTAACTTGGTGCTCGCTTCTGTCTGCGTATATGAGTTCTGGAGAGTTTGAATCTGGCGTTGAtgtttttgatgaaatgccGAAAAGGGTTGTGTATGCGTGGAATATAATGATCTCTGGTCATGCCCAATGTGGAAAGGTTGAATCTTGTTTAAGTTTATTCAGAGAGATGTTGCTGGAGAGTGAGTGTGAACCGGACTGTTATACGTTTAGCTCTCTGATGAACGCTGCTTGTGGTGGTGATTCATCGAGTCTTGTTTATGGACGGATGGTTCATGCTGTTATGGTGAAGAGCGGGTGGGACTCTGCGGTTGAGGCGAAGAACTCTGTTTTGAGCTTCTACGCGAAAGTAGGATGCAAAGATGATGCTCTGAGAGAGTTTGAGTCTATTGAAGTCTTGACTCAGGTGTCTTGGAACTCTGTTATCGACGCGTGTATGAAAACAGGAGATACAGAGAGGGCTCTTGAGGTTTTTAAACTAGCTCCTGAGAGAAATATCATTACTTGGACTACTATGATTGCAGGGTACGGTAAGAACGGCGATGGAGAGCAAGCACTGAGGTTTTTCGTTGAGATGATGAGATCTGAAGTGTATTCTGATCATTTTGCGTATGGTGCTGTTCTTCACGCGTGTTCAGGATTAGCTCTTTTAGGACAGGGGAGAATGATACACGGTTGTTTGATCCATCGTGGCTTTCAAGGCTATGCTTATGTCGGTAACGCTTTGGTTAATTTGTATGCTAAATGTGGAGATATCAACGAATCAAACCGTGCGTTTGGTGATATAGGTAACAAAGATTTGGTCTCTTGGAACACGATGATTTTCGCGTTCGGTGTCCACGGGTTAGCAGAGGAAGCTCTAAAGCTATGTGAAGACATGATAGCGTCAGGGACTAAACCAGACAAAGTGACGTTCATTGGGTTGCTGACAACTTGCAGCCATTCAGGGCTTGTGGAGGAAGGAtgcaaaatttttaaatctatgGTTGAAGATTATGGAGTCGCATTGGAAGTAGATCATGTAACATGTATGATAGATATGTTTGGGAGGAGTGGGCATCTAGCAGAAGCAAAGGAGCTGGCTACAGCTTACAACTCACTCGTCAATAACgctagtagtaataataatagttCATGGGAAGCTCTTTTGGGTGCTTGTTCTACGCATTGGCACACAGAGTTAGGCAGAGAAGTCAGCAAAGTTCTGAAGATAGCGGAGCCAAGCGAGGAGATGAGTTTTGTTCTGTTGTCTAACTTGTACTGCTCTAGTGGGAGGTGGAAGGAAGCAGAAGATGTGAGGAGAGAAATGGTTGAGCGAGGCATGAAGAAAACACCTGGATGTAGCTGGATAGAAGTAGGAAACCAAGTGTCAGCTTTTGTAGTCGGTGACTGTACTTCACACCCACGCATTAATGAGCTTTCGGAAACTTTGAGATGCCTTCAATATGACATGATAAACCCTGTAACGTTTGGACCTTGA
- the LOC106398829 gene encoding UDP-glycosyltransferase 86A1-like encodes MGRTKSRKPHAMMIPYPLQGHVIPFVHLAIKLASHGFTITFVNTDSIHHHISTARQGDAGDIFSEARNSGNLDIRYTTVSDGFPLEFDRSLNHDQFFEGIIHVFPAHVDDLITKISRQGDDPPVTCLINDTFYVWSSMICEKHNLVNVSFWTEPALVLNLYYHMHLLISNGHFKSLDNREDVIDYIPGVNAIEPKDLMSYLQVSDKDVDTTTVVYRIIFKAFTDVKKADFVLCNTVQELEPDSLSALQANQPVYAIGPVISSESVVPTSLWTESDCTEWLKGRPTGSVLYVSFGSYAHVGKKEIVEIAHGLLLSGLSFIWVLRPDIVSSDVPDFLPTGFMDQAEGRGIVVQWCCQKAVISNPVIGGFLTHCGWNSILESVWCGLPLLCYPLLTDQFTNRKLVVDDWQIGINLCDKKMVTRDEVSVNIKRLMNQETSSELRSNVEKVKCHIKDAVTSVGSSDTNFNSFVGEVRDKIETKLCHIMG; translated from the exons ATGGGGAGAACAAAGTCGAGAAAGCCTCATGCCATGATGATACCATACCCACTTCAAGGCCATGTCATCCCTTTTGTCCACCTAGCCATCAAACTCGCTTCTCACGGCTTCACCATCACTTTCGTCAACACTGACTCCATCCACCACCACATCTCCACCGCTCGCCAAGGTGACGCCGGAGATATCTTCTCCGAAGCTCGCAATTCCGGGAACCTTGACATACGTTACACCACGGTGAGCGACGGCTTCCCTTTGGAGTTTGACCGGTCGCTTAACCATGACCAATTCTTCGAAGGCATTATCCACGTCTTCCCTGCCCACGTTGACGATCTCATCACCAAAATCTCCCGCCAGGGTGATGATCCTCCGGTGACTTGCTTGATCAACGACACGTTTTACGTTTGGTCATCTATGATTTGCGAGAAACACAACCTTGTTAATGTCTCGTTTTGGACCGAACCTGCCTTGGTCCTTAATCTCTATTATCACATGCATCTCCTCATATCCAACGGTCATTTCAAGTCTCTTG ATAACCGTGAAGACGTGATCGATTACATACCAGGAGTTAATGCAATAGAACCAAAGGACTTGATGTCATATCTTCAAGTGAGCGATAAAGACGTTGACACAACCACTGTGGTCTATAGAATAATATTCAAGGCCTTCACAGACGTCAAGAAAGCAGATTTCGTTTTATGCAACACCGTACAAGAACTCGAACCAGACTCTCTCTCGGCTCTACAAGCCAACCAACCGGTTTACGCCATCGGCCCGGTTATCTCAAGCGAATCGGTTGTCCCCACAAGCCTGTGGACCGAGTCAGATTGTACCGAGTGGCTCAAAGGCCGCCCCACCGGATCAGTTCTCTATGTTTCGTTTGGTAGCTATGCACATGTTGGTAAGAAGGAGATCGTGGAGATAGCCCATGGGCTTCTTCTTAGCGGGCTTAGTTTTATTTGGGTTTTACGACCAGATATAGTCAGCTCTGACGTGCCGGATTTTCTTCCAACCGGGTTTATGGACCAGGCCGAAGGTCGAGGCATTGTGGTCCAATGGTGCTGTCAGAAGGCAGTAATCTCAAACCCGGTTATTGGAGGATTTTTGACACATTGTGGATGGAATTCGATTCTAGAAAGCGTTTGGTGCGGTTTACCATTGTTGTGTTATCCGCTTTTAACCGATCAGTTCACGAACCGAAAACTTGTGGTTGATGATTGGCAAATTGGAATTAACCTTTGTGATAAGAAGATGGTCACAAGGGATGAAGTCTCAGTGAATATTAAACGGTTGATGAACCAAGAAACTTCGAGTGAGCTGAGAAGCAACGTTGAGAAGGTTAAATGTCATATTAAAGATGCGGTTACTAGCGTTGGATCTTCAGACACAAATTTTAACTCATTCGTTGGTGAGGTCCGAGATAAGATAGAAACTAAACTTTGTCATATAATGGGTTAG
- the LOC106451080 gene encoding UDP-glycosyltransferase 86A1-like, with protein sequence MERAKSRKPHAMMIPFPLQGHVIPFVHLAIKLASHGFTITFVNTDSIHHHISTARQGDAGDIFSAARTSGNLDIRYTTVSDGFPLEFDRSLNHDQFFEGLFHVFPAHVDDLITKISRRGDDPPVTCFIADTFYVWSSMICNKHNLVNVSFWTQPALALNIYYHLHLLISNGHFNSLDNREDVIDYIPGVKAIDPKDLMSYLQVSDKDVDTNRVVYRIIFEAFTDVKKADFVLCNTVQELEPDSLSALQANQPVYAIGPVFSTELVVPTSLWAESDCTEWLKGRPTGSVLYVSFGSYAHVGKKEIVEIAHGLLLSGVSFIWVLRPDIVSSDVQDFLPTGFMDRAQSRGIVVQWCCQMAVISNPAIGGFLTQCGWNSVLESVWCGLPLLCYPLLNDQFTNRKLVVDDWRTGINLCENKMVTRDEVSVNIKRLMNEETLSELRSNVEKVNRHIKDAITTVGSSEVNFNSFVGDVQDRIEIRN encoded by the exons ATGGAGAGAGCAAAGTCGAGAAAGCCTCATGCCATGATGATACCATTCCCACTTCAAGGCCATGTCATCCCTTTTGTCCACTTAGCCATCAAACTAGCTTCACATGGCTTCACCATTACTTTCGTCAACACCGATTCCATCCACCACCACATCTCCACCGCTCGCCAAGGTGACGCCGGAGATATCTTCTCCGCCGCTCGAACCTCCGGAAACCTTGACATACGTTACACCACGGTGAGCGACGGCTTCCCTTTGGAGTTTGACCGGTCGCTTAACCATGACCAATTCTTCGAAGGCCTTTTCCACGTCTTTCCTGCCCACGTTGATGATCTCATCACCAAAATCTCCCGCCGGGGCGATGATCCTCCGGTGACTTGCTTTATCGCCGACACGTTTTACGTTTGGTCATCTATGATTTGTAACAAGCACAACCTCGTTAATGTCTCGTTTTGGACCCAACCTGCCTTGGCCCTTAATATCTATTATCACTTGCATCTCCTCATATCCAACGGCCATTTCAATTCTCTTG ATAACCGTGAAGACGTGATCGATTACATACCAGGAGTTAAGGCAATAGATCCAAAGGACTTGATGTCATATCTTCAAGTGAGCGACAAAGACGTCGACACAAACAGAGTTGTCTATAGAATAATATTCGAGGCCTTCACAGACGTCAAGAAAGCAGATTTCGTTTTATGCAACACCGTACAAGAGCTAGAACCAGACTCTCTCTCTGCTCTACAAGCCAACCAACCGGTTTATGCCATCGGTCCGGTTTTCTCAACCGAATTGGTCGTCCCAACAAGCCTGTGGGCCGAGTCAGATTGTACCGAGTGGCTCAAAGGCCGGCCCACCGGATCAGTCCTCTACGTCTCGTTTGGTAGCTATGCCCATGTTGGTAAGAAGGAGATTGTGGAGATAGCACATGGGCTTTTGCTAAGTGGAGTTAGTTTCATTTGGGTTTTACGTCCAGATATAGTTAGCTCTGACGTGCAGGATTTTCTTCCAACTGGGTTTATGGACCGAGCCCAAAGTCGAGGCATCGTGGTCCAGTGGTGTTGTCAAATGGCAGTAATCTCAAACCCGGCCATTGGAGGGTTTTTGACACAATGCGGGTGGAATTCGGTTCTAGAAAGCGTTTGGTGTGGTTTACCATTGTTGTGTTATCCGCTTTTAAACGATCAGTTCACGAACCGGAAGCTTGTGGTGGATGATTGGCGCACTGGAATTAACCTTTGTGAGAACAAGATGGTCACAAGGGATGAAGTCTCGGTGAATATTAAGCGGTTGATGAACGAAGAAACTTTAAGTGAGCTGAGAAGCAATGTTGAGAAGGTTAATCGCCATATCAAAGATGCGATTACAACCGTTGGATCTTCAGAGGTTAATTTTAACTCATTCGTTGGCGATGTACAAGATAGAATAGAAATTAGAAACTGA